The following proteins are encoded in a genomic region of Bernardetia sp. MNP-M8:
- a CDS encoding SpoIIE family protein phosphatase produces MTQKFTTSVQSNKKFRGIKNKLQLYFSVYLLLTALIIGAIFMFYEKQERIENITDLLTQLHIDIQTLSGVEKDFFTYETINTAFFETGQSEYLDIRTKKLYDIQNGLIVLKNRKELRNEDIDKKLFKLKKSVGEYEVIFERLVQIIQRKGHKDYGKVGQMRKFIHKIENSDLPFKREKLLMIRRHEKDFMIRKEEEYINKLSLAVQDLRAEIRETIQDKERQKEMLDLLRNYQYAFLDMVDYEKQIGLNIHEGMRYQTQQKAYQIADIIAEINKAGEVQAQEITYRIKYTLGAVVLLCFVLGMFVSYLISKKLSLPVRQLSNSIHKVIKNDFSEQYSIKPIITSDEIGWLSKDFGLMLNKIQNSLQETKEKSEEIERSQVQIMDSIRYARQIQDAVLPTESELNEYFLDSFAIYKPQKVVSGDFYWVYRKKRKTFVAVVDCTGHGVPGAFMSMIGQTLLNKIIGQSKIYDPAMILEVLHLEIQHALKQNEGKNDDGMEVAICAIENTDLGKQVTFAGAHRPLYYVQGGEFLKIRGNNRSIGGKQKQENQQFVTHTIHLQAGDILYLTTDGFADQNNPDRAKYGTQKLTQFLEHIKEHPFATQKIELLKEFETFKNDEPQRDDMTILGLRV; encoded by the coding sequence ATGACTCAAAAATTTACGACTTCTGTTCAATCAAATAAAAAATTTAGAGGTATCAAAAACAAGCTACAACTCTATTTTAGCGTTTATTTGCTTCTAACAGCACTTATTATTGGTGCTATTTTTATGTTTTATGAAAAGCAAGAACGGATAGAAAACATTACAGACTTACTTACTCAACTTCACATTGATATTCAGACACTTAGTGGTGTAGAAAAAGATTTTTTTACGTATGAAACTATCAATACAGCTTTTTTTGAAACGGGACAAAGTGAGTATTTGGATATTCGAACCAAAAAATTATATGACATTCAGAATGGTTTGATAGTTTTAAAAAACAGGAAAGAATTACGAAATGAAGATATTGATAAAAAATTATTCAAACTAAAGAAATCAGTAGGAGAATATGAAGTGATTTTTGAGCGATTAGTTCAGATTATTCAACGAAAAGGACATAAAGACTATGGAAAAGTAGGACAGATGCGTAAGTTTATTCATAAAATAGAAAATTCTGATTTGCCTTTTAAAAGAGAAAAATTACTAATGATTAGAAGGCACGAAAAAGATTTTATGATTCGTAAAGAAGAAGAATATATAAATAAACTTTCCCTTGCTGTTCAAGATTTACGAGCTGAAATTAGAGAAACTATACAAGACAAAGAAAGGCAGAAAGAAATGTTAGACTTACTAAGAAACTATCAATATGCTTTTTTGGATATGGTAGATTATGAAAAACAAATTGGACTCAATATTCATGAAGGAATGCGCTATCAAACGCAGCAAAAAGCCTATCAAATTGCTGATATTATTGCAGAAATAAATAAAGCAGGAGAAGTACAGGCACAAGAAATCACATACAGAATAAAATATACATTAGGAGCTGTCGTTCTGTTGTGTTTTGTTTTGGGAATGTTTGTCAGTTATTTAATTAGTAAAAAACTGAGTTTGCCTGTTCGTCAGTTGTCAAATTCTATTCATAAAGTAATAAAAAATGATTTTTCAGAACAGTATTCTATCAAACCCATAATTACAAGTGATGAAATAGGTTGGCTCTCAAAAGATTTTGGCTTAATGCTAAACAAAATACAAAACAGTTTGCAGGAAACAAAAGAAAAGAGTGAAGAAATTGAGCGTTCTCAGGTTCAGATAATGGATTCGATTCGATATGCCCGTCAGATTCAAGATGCTGTTTTGCCAACTGAAAGTGAATTAAATGAATATTTTCTAGATAGTTTTGCTATTTACAAACCTCAAAAAGTAGTTTCTGGAGATTTTTATTGGGTGTATCGTAAGAAACGAAAAACATTTGTAGCTGTGGTAGATTGTACAGGACATGGAGTACCAGGAGCATTTATGTCGATGATTGGACAAACACTTTTGAATAAAATCATTGGACAAAGTAAAATCTATGACCCAGCCATGATTTTGGAAGTTTTACATTTAGAAATTCAGCATGCCTTAAAACAAAATGAAGGAAAAAATGATGATGGAATGGAAGTGGCTATTTGTGCCATTGAAAATACAGATTTAGGAAAACAAGTAACTTTTGCAGGAGCGCATCGTCCTCTTTATTATGTACAAGGAGGTGAATTTTTGAAGATAAGAGGAAATAATCGGAGTATAGGAGGAAAACAAAAACAAGAAAATCAACAATTTGTAACACACACTATTCACTTACAAGCAGGTGATATTCTCTATCTCACAACAGATGGATTTGCAGACCAAAATAATCCAGATAGAGCAAAATATGGAACTCAAAAATTAACACAGTTCTTAGAACATATAAAAGAACATCCTTTTGCTACTCAAAAAATAGAACTTCTAAAAGAGTTTGAAACCTTTAAAAATGATGAACCTCAACGAGATGATATGACAATTTTAGGATTAAGAGTGTAA
- a CDS encoding HAMP domain-containing sensor histidine kinase, whose amino-acid sequence MKIEGLVGAKQVRYIIALMSLAMVGLIGLQFYWITTTITLNKSRFKQNVHQALEKVATRLEKHEAIYVMKSNADQMSGQLISTLDSITKAQNTNSALTYELQFQVKNGITSTQQSTEIILEPMKRYDIRDPKMIWEETQRRKVNRSQILSVIAEKLFFQNQEKPIQQRTSRPVIDSILREEMHNKGIALEYDFAVFNHSQKSWFFASPSTSSECLVETNYCTKLFPNDMHNPDNLLCVYFPTESKYLMGKMAMILSSSIIFIGVIILCFAAAIYTIIRQKKVSEVTNDFINNMTHEFKTPIATISLAREILQDPSVQQNSEKTNRYLGVIADESKRLSSQVENVLQAAKLDRKDLKLNFKSLDIHQIIEKVIRNSAVQVENRGGKIFTDLKATQTLVEGDQVHITSIISNLIDNANKYSPNTPRIEVQTQNTSNGIEIKFIDEGQGIPKKVVSKIFDKFYRVPTGNVHNVKGFGLGLSYVKSMVEAHHGTISVESEMEKGSVFTIKLPFKQPV is encoded by the coding sequence ATGAAAATAGAAGGATTAGTAGGCGCAAAACAAGTACGCTATATTATTGCTCTTATGAGTTTGGCAATGGTCGGACTTATAGGACTACAGTTTTATTGGATAACTACAACCATAACACTTAATAAATCTCGTTTCAAACAAAACGTTCATCAAGCACTTGAAAAAGTAGCTACTCGTTTGGAAAAACATGAAGCTATTTATGTAATGAAAAGTAATGCAGACCAAATGAGTGGACAGCTTATTTCTACGCTAGATTCAATTACAAAAGCACAAAATACTAATTCGGCACTTACTTATGAACTTCAGTTTCAAGTAAAAAACGGAATAACATCTACACAACAAAGTACAGAAATTATTCTTGAGCCGATGAAAAGATATGATATACGAGACCCAAAAATGATTTGGGAAGAAACACAACGTAGAAAAGTAAATAGGTCTCAGATTTTGTCTGTAATTGCTGAAAAGTTATTTTTTCAAAATCAAGAAAAACCAATTCAACAACGTACTAGTCGCCCTGTTATTGATTCTATTTTGAGAGAAGAAATGCACAATAAAGGAATTGCATTAGAGTATGATTTTGCTGTCTTTAATCACTCTCAGAAAAGTTGGTTTTTTGCTTCTCCTTCTACAAGTAGTGAGTGTTTGGTAGAAACAAATTATTGCACCAAACTTTTTCCGAATGATATGCATAACCCAGATAATTTATTATGTGTTTATTTTCCTACTGAATCTAAATATTTGATGGGAAAAATGGCAATGATATTATCTTCTTCTATTATTTTTATTGGCGTAATTATTCTTTGTTTTGCTGCTGCAATTTATACGATTATTCGTCAGAAAAAAGTATCAGAAGTTACCAACGACTTTATCAATAATATGACTCATGAGTTCAAAACTCCTATTGCAACTATTTCTCTTGCTCGTGAGATTTTACAAGACCCTAGTGTTCAACAAAATTCAGAAAAAACGAATCGTTATTTGGGAGTTATTGCAGATGAGAGCAAACGACTTAGTTCTCAGGTAGAAAATGTATTACAGGCTGCAAAACTAGATAGAAAAGATTTAAAACTAAATTTCAAATCTTTAGATATTCATCAAATTATAGAAAAAGTAATCCGTAATAGTGCTGTGCAGGTAGAAAACAGAGGAGGAAAAATTTTTACAGATTTGAAAGCAACTCAAACGCTAGTTGAAGGAGACCAAGTTCATATTACAAGTATTATATCGAATCTAATAGACAATGCAAATAAATATTCGCCCAATACTCCACGTATAGAAGTACAAACTCAAAATACTTCAAATGGAATTGAAATCAAATTTATTGATGAAGGACAAGGAATTCCGAAGAAAGTAGTTAGCAAAATTTTTGATAAATTCTACCGAGTGCCAACAGGCAACGTACACAATGTAAAAGGGTTTGGATTAGGACTTAGCTACGTAAAATCTATGGTAGAAGCACATCACGGAACAATTAGTGTAGAAAGTGAAATGGAAAAAGGTTCTGTCTTTACAATCAAGCTGCCTTTTAAACAACCTGTTTAG
- the murB gene encoding UDP-N-acetylmuramate dehydrogenase, which translates to MKPQILQNISLQSYNTFGINCTAKNFIEVKTVDELLEVLEFAEQKKYPSILVLGGGSNILFLKDFEGLVIKNSITGIEVIEENEENTTLYVSAGENWHQFVLFCLEHNYGGIENLSLIPGTVGAAPMQNIGAYGVEIRDVVERVKVIDRKTKKTFWISNNECQFGYRSSIFKHQAKDKYIIIGVEFRLTTKNHTLNTSYGAIQEALENDSPTIQEISKAIISIRESKLPNPKEIGNGGSFFKNPEIPSNQFEKLKEEFPSIVGYSISDKITKVPAGWLIEQCGWKGKVVGNTGAHKNQALVLVNYGNAKGEEVWNLAKEIQKSVFDKFGVHIEPEINIIGVENQ; encoded by the coding sequence ATGAAACCTCAAATTCTGCAAAACATCTCTTTACAGTCTTACAATACGTTTGGAATAAACTGCACAGCCAAAAATTTTATAGAAGTAAAAACAGTTGATGAATTACTGGAGGTTTTAGAATTTGCAGAGCAAAAAAAATATCCTTCTATTCTTGTATTGGGAGGAGGAAGTAATATTTTGTTTTTGAAAGATTTTGAAGGATTGGTAATCAAAAATTCTATTACAGGAATAGAAGTAATAGAAGAGAATGAAGAAAATACAACTCTTTATGTATCAGCAGGCGAAAATTGGCATCAGTTTGTGCTTTTCTGTTTGGAACATAATTATGGAGGAATAGAAAATTTATCACTCATTCCAGGGACTGTTGGAGCTGCACCAATGCAGAATATTGGAGCATACGGAGTAGAAATTCGTGATGTTGTCGAAAGAGTAAAAGTAATTGATAGAAAAACAAAAAAGACTTTTTGGATTTCAAATAACGAATGTCAATTTGGCTATCGTAGTAGTATTTTTAAACATCAAGCAAAAGACAAATACATTATTATTGGTGTAGAGTTTAGATTGACTACAAAAAACCATACTCTAAATACATCTTATGGAGCAATTCAAGAGGCTTTAGAAAATGATAGTCCAACAATTCAAGAGATAAGCAAAGCAATCATTTCTATCAGAGAATCGAAGTTACCCAACCCAAAAGAGATTGGAAATGGGGGAAGTTTTTTCAAAAACCCTGAAATTCCGAGTAATCAATTTGAAAAATTAAAAGAAGAGTTTCCTTCTATTGTTGGTTATTCTATTTCTGATAAAATAACAAAAGTTCCTGCTGGTTGGCTAATTGAACAATGTGGTTGGAAAGGAAAAGTAGTTGGAAATACAGGCGCACACAAAAATCAAGCTCTCGTTTTGGTAAATTATGGCAATGCAAAAGGAGAAGAAGTTTGGAATTTGGCCAAAGAAATTCAAAAGTCTGTTTTTGATAAATTTGGAGTGCACATAGAACCTGAAATTAATATTATTGGGGTAGAAAATCAATGA
- a CDS encoding L-threonylcarbamoyladenylate synthase: protein MAELLKIHPDNPQESKIQKIVETLKNGGVIIYPTDTVYGIGCDFTNAKAVEKVCKIKGIDPKKMHLSFICYDLSDISLYAHRVSNHVFKVMKKALPGAFTFILDSSNKVPKVGGVKKNQVGIRVPDHKIPRMIVQELGNPIVTTSVYDKDGKPMTDPSLMKEEYEHLVDIVIDAGMGEIQPSTVIRCIEDNIILLRQGLGDIEKFADVLSKEEAESLLVEEE from the coding sequence ATGGCAGAACTCCTCAAAATACACCCAGATAATCCACAAGAAAGTAAAATCCAAAAAATAGTCGAAACGCTAAAAAATGGTGGTGTAATTATATATCCTACTGATACAGTTTATGGCATAGGTTGTGACTTTACAAATGCAAAAGCAGTTGAGAAAGTATGTAAAATTAAGGGCATTGACCCGAAAAAAATGCACCTTTCTTTTATTTGTTATGATTTAAGTGATATTAGTTTGTATGCTCATAGAGTAAGCAATCACGTTTTTAAAGTTATGAAAAAAGCTCTACCAGGGGCATTTACTTTTATTTTAGATTCAAGTAATAAAGTTCCAAAAGTAGGTGGAGTAAAGAAAAATCAAGTAGGTATTCGTGTTCCTGACCATAAAATTCCAAGGATGATTGTTCAAGAATTGGGAAATCCTATCGTAACTACTTCTGTTTATGATAAGGATGGAAAACCAATGACAGACCCTTCGCTTATGAAAGAAGAGTATGAACATTTAGTAGATATTGTTATTGATGCAGGAATGGGCGAAATTCAGCCTTCTACTGTTATTCGTTGTATAGAAGATAACATTATTTTGCTTCGCCAAGGACTTGGAGATATAGAAAAATTTGCTGATGTTCTTTCAAAAGAAGAAGCAGAATCGCTCCTAGTAGAAGAAGAATAA
- a CDS encoding tetratricopeptide repeat protein, giving the protein MTKSILKSIIVGTAFVTGSFLTNETIAQNGALTSAEFFATPQEGNYEKALEKVRQATYHKKTEGKARTWYTRAKVFTAIVEAGVEDKEVAALVENPIDSAFASMTKALEVEKAEGDDKYTKRIEDPAFQSDLGMETGLQARLKNAILNNVQKYQDAEDFVKAYETMLPLATYLSTDTTNLIYTAYFANKAEKLDKSAFFYEKLGNIEEYTGAVDAYQSAAYSYYKLEDSTNFLRVLEKGAERFPQEPYFITNAADVYIQQENYDKAIEMLQKAEAIAPDDVRQLTILARLYDQLEQKDKAFEYYEKIYKLDPQDEEAIRALGVGYYQIAGDLYRELEDEAKKSKDKKINKEDARYKKMITYADKSIPYLMAYKDLTDEKSAVYSTLMNLYMYKGDEVNEDKMRKLAEKK; this is encoded by the coding sequence ATGACAAAATCAATTTTAAAATCAATAATAGTAGGAACTGCATTTGTAACAGGTTCATTTCTTACAAATGAAACTATTGCACAAAATGGAGCTTTAACCAGTGCTGAATTTTTTGCAACGCCTCAAGAAGGAAATTACGAAAAAGCACTAGAAAAAGTTCGTCAAGCAACTTATCATAAGAAAACAGAAGGAAAAGCTAGAACTTGGTATACAAGAGCAAAAGTTTTTACTGCTATTGTTGAAGCAGGAGTAGAAGATAAAGAAGTAGCAGCTCTCGTAGAGAATCCAATAGATAGTGCTTTTGCTTCCATGACAAAGGCATTAGAAGTAGAAAAAGCCGAAGGAGATGATAAATATACTAAACGAATAGAAGATCCAGCTTTTCAAAGTGATTTAGGAATGGAAACAGGTTTACAAGCTCGCTTGAAAAATGCTATTCTTAATAACGTACAGAAATACCAAGATGCAGAAGACTTTGTGAAAGCTTACGAAACAATGCTTCCTCTTGCTACTTATCTTTCTACTGATACCACAAACTTGATTTATACTGCTTACTTTGCTAATAAAGCTGAAAAACTAGATAAATCAGCTTTTTTTTATGAAAAACTTGGCAACATAGAAGAATATACAGGTGCAGTAGACGCTTATCAATCAGCTGCTTATTCCTATTATAAATTAGAAGATAGTACAAACTTTCTTAGAGTATTAGAAAAAGGAGCTGAACGTTTTCCTCAAGAACCTTATTTCATAACTAATGCTGCTGATGTATATATTCAACAAGAAAACTATGATAAAGCCATCGAAATGTTACAAAAGGCAGAAGCAATAGCTCCTGATGATGTAAGACAATTAACTATATTAGCTCGTCTTTATGATCAACTTGAACAAAAAGACAAAGCATTTGAATATTATGAAAAAATTTATAAATTAGATCCACAAGATGAAGAAGCTATTCGTGCTTTGGGTGTTGGGTACTATCAAATTGCTGGAGATTTGTATCGTGAACTAGAAGATGAAGCAAAAAAGTCAAAAGACAAGAAAATAAACAAAGAAGATGCTAGATATAAAAAAATGATTACCTATGCAGATAAATCTATTCCTTATTTGATGGCTTATAAAGATTTGACAGATGAAAAATCTGCTGTTTATAGTACACTAATGAATCTCTATATGTATAAAGGAGATGAAGTAAATGAAGATAAAATGAGAAAATTAGCAGAAAAGAAATAA
- the gyrA gene encoding DNA gyrase subunit A, which translates to MADIENGSEDLLDDGNSNIIPVSIEDEMRTAYIDYSMSVIVSRALPDVRDGLKPVHRRVLYGMSDLGVYHNKAYKKSARIVGEVLGKYHPHGDSSVYETMVRMAQEWSLRYMLVDGQGNFGSIDGDNAAAMRYTEARMQRLAEEMLADLNKEVVDFIPNFDDSLTEPSVLPGKLPNLLVNGSSGIAVGMATNMAPHNLTEVIDGIIEYIKNPEITVEELTKFVIAPDFPTGGIIYGYTGVKKALETGRGRIVMRAVATIHTDKNNREQIIVTEVPYQTNKASLIEKTAAMVNEKRIEGISAIRDESDRNGLRIVYDIKRDSMANVVLNQLFKYTGLQTSFSVNNVALVKGRPRICNLRDLISYYVEHRHEIVVRRTEYDLREAKKRLHILEGLLKALDVIDLVIATIRSSKDAEEARNVLTGEGQMNTESRFFKDIAVPSGFVFDFSEIQAKEILGMRLQRLTGLERNKIQNEHDALVLTVEDYEDILARVERRMEIITEELLELREKYGDERRTQIVHSAEDIDIEDLIAEQEMVITISNEGYIKRTSLSEYKSQARGGKGSKGATTKADDFAEHLFVASTHNYLLIFTDYGKVYWLKVYAIPEGSKTSKGRPLQNLISIETGEKVQTVINVKSLKDEDYINNNNLIFCTKKGQIKKTVLEAYSRPRQNGINAITINEGDALLDVRLTDGNNEIIMAVGSGRAIRFNETQVRPMGRTASGVRGISVKEGDEVIGMVCLNRPDSNLLVVSEKGYGKRSDVEDYRVIKRGGKGVTTLKITEKTGTLIAIKEVIDTDHLMISRKSGVMIRFAVSELRTMGRATQGVRLINLAEGDQIASVAKIEHIEEELEDILLEEGMENPNTEVNGEIATNLANEANNSENGSHSENDDTEADENSEGVE; encoded by the coding sequence ATGGCAGATATAGAAAATGGTTCAGAAGACCTGTTAGATGATGGAAACAGTAATATCATTCCTGTAAGTATTGAGGACGAAATGCGAACGGCATACATTGATTATTCGATGTCCGTTATTGTTTCTCGTGCTTTACCTGATGTACGTGATGGTTTAAAACCTGTCCACCGTAGAGTGTTGTATGGAATGTCAGATTTGGGAGTTTATCACAATAAAGCTTACAAAAAATCGGCTCGTATTGTAGGTGAGGTTTTGGGTAAGTACCACCCTCATGGCGATTCGTCTGTTTATGAAACGATGGTTCGTATGGCGCAGGAGTGGTCGCTTCGTTATATGCTCGTCGATGGACAAGGAAACTTTGGCTCTATTGATGGTGATAATGCAGCAGCTATGCGTTATACAGAGGCACGTATGCAGCGTTTGGCTGAAGAAATGTTGGCAGATTTGAACAAAGAAGTGGTAGATTTTATTCCAAACTTTGATGATTCCTTAACAGAGCCTTCTGTTTTACCAGGAAAATTACCTAACCTTTTGGTAAATGGTTCGTCTGGTATTGCTGTTGGTATGGCTACCAATATGGCTCCTCACAACCTTACAGAAGTCATTGATGGAATTATTGAGTATATCAAAAATCCAGAAATTACAGTTGAGGAACTTACAAAATTTGTAATTGCACCTGATTTTCCAACTGGAGGAATTATTTACGGCTACACAGGAGTAAAAAAAGCATTAGAAACTGGACGTGGAAGAATTGTGATGCGTGCCGTTGCAACTATACACACGGACAAAAATAATCGTGAACAGATTATTGTAACAGAAGTTCCATATCAAACCAATAAAGCAAGTTTGATAGAAAAAACGGCTGCTATGGTTAACGAAAAGCGTATTGAAGGAATTTCTGCTATTCGTGATGAGTCAGATAGAAATGGTTTGCGTATCGTTTATGATATTAAGCGTGATTCGATGGCAAATGTAGTTTTGAATCAGCTTTTCAAATATACAGGACTTCAAACTTCTTTTAGTGTAAACAATGTTGCACTTGTGAAAGGTCGTCCAAGAATTTGTAATCTTAGAGATTTAATTAGTTATTATGTCGAACACAGACACGAAATTGTTGTTCGCAGAACAGAATATGACCTTAGAGAAGCTAAAAAACGTCTTCATATCTTAGAAGGTCTTTTGAAAGCTCTTGATGTAATTGATTTAGTAATTGCGACAATTCGTAGCTCAAAAGATGCCGAAGAAGCAAGAAATGTTTTGACAGGTGAAGGACAAATGAATACTGAAAGTCGTTTCTTCAAGGACATTGCTGTTCCAAGTGGTTTTGTATTTGATTTTTCAGAAATTCAAGCTAAAGAAATTTTGGGAATGCGTCTTCAACGTCTTACAGGACTAGAACGCAACAAAATCCAAAACGAACACGACGCACTTGTTTTGACAGTAGAAGATTACGAAGATATTTTAGCTAGAGTAGAACGTCGTATGGAAATTATTACGGAGGAACTACTTGAACTTAGAGAAAAATATGGTGATGAGCGTCGTACTCAAATTGTTCATAGTGCAGAAGATATTGATATTGAAGATTTGATTGCTGAACAAGAAATGGTAATTACTATTTCTAATGAAGGTTATATCAAACGTACTTCTTTATCAGAATACAAATCACAAGCCCGTGGTGGAAAAGGCTCAAAAGGAGCAACTACAAAAGCAGATGATTTTGCAGAACACTTGTTTGTAGCTTCTACACACAATTATTTATTGATTTTTACAGACTATGGAAAAGTATATTGGTTAAAAGTATATGCCATTCCAGAAGGCTCAAAAACATCAAAAGGTCGCCCACTTCAAAACCTTATTTCGATAGAAACAGGCGAAAAAGTACAGACTGTTATTAATGTAAAAAGTCTGAAAGACGAAGATTATATAAATAACAATAATCTAATTTTCTGTACTAAAAAAGGACAAATCAAGAAAACAGTTTTGGAAGCCTACTCTCGTCCTCGTCAAAATGGAATTAATGCCATTACGATTAATGAAGGCGATGCACTTTTAGATGTTCGTTTGACAGATGGAAACAACGAAATTATTATGGCTGTTGGTTCGGGTCGTGCAATTCGTTTCAACGAAACACAAGTCCGTCCGATGGGAAGAACAGCATCAGGAGTTCGTGGAATTTCTGTAAAAGAAGGTGATGAAGTAATTGGAATGGTTTGTCTGAACCGTCCAGATTCAAATCTATTAGTCGTTTCTGAAAAAGGATATGGAAAACGCTCCGATGTAGAAGATTATAGAGTTATCAAACGTGGTGGAAAAGGAGTAACTACTCTCAAAATCACAGAAAAAACAGGTACTTTGATTGCCATAAAAGAAGTAATCGATACCGACCATTTAATGATTAGTAGAAAATCGGGTGTCATGATTCGTTTTGCAGTTTCCGAACTTCGTACTATGGGACGTGCTACACAAGGCGTTCGTCTGATAAATTTAGCAGAAGGAGACCAAATAGCTTCTGTTGCTAAAATTGAACACATAGAAGAAGAGTTAGAAGATATTTTATTGGAAGAAGGAATGGAAAATCCAAATACAGAGGTAAATGGAGAAATTGCTACAAATCTTGCTAATGAAGCCAATAATTCTGAAAATGGAAGTCATTCTGAAAATGATGATACAGAAGCTGATGAAAATTCAGAAGGTGTAGAATAA
- a CDS encoding uroporphyrinogen-III synthase codes for MANEANASHPTPAPKQIRSVLISQPAPLTDKSPYHDLSQRYNVKVDFRQFIEVQPVSLREFRKQRINILDHTAVIFTSRNAVDHFFTLCKGLKITIPDDMKYFCVSEQTAIYLPKYINLRKRKLFVGERTAEDLNKVIAKHKKEKFLFPCSDIRRDDIPGFLRENNIEHSEAVIYATVSSDLSDLKNVNYDVIAFFSPSGIKSLFDNFPDFKQKTTRIAAFGPTTAQAVRDHNLRLDIEAPLPNAPSMTGAIEQYIRKMKEELGIE; via the coding sequence ATGGCAAACGAAGCGAATGCCTCACACCCAACACCTGCACCTAAGCAAATTCGTAGTGTACTGATTTCTCAACCTGCTCCTTTGACTGACAAATCTCCTTATCACGACCTTTCGCAAAGGTATAATGTAAAGGTAGATTTCAGACAATTTATTGAAGTGCAGCCTGTTTCTTTACGTGAATTTAGAAAGCAGCGTATCAATATTTTAGACCATACAGCAGTAATTTTCACAAGTAGAAATGCAGTGGATCATTTTTTTACGCTTTGTAAAGGGCTAAAAATTACTATTCCTGATGACATGAAATATTTTTGTGTTTCAGAACAAACAGCTATTTATCTTCCTAAATATATCAATCTTCGCAAACGTAAACTTTTTGTTGGTGAGCGTACAGCAGAAGACTTAAACAAAGTCATTGCCAAGCACAAGAAGGAAAAATTCTTATTCCCTTGTTCAGATATTCGTAGAGATGATATTCCTGGCTTTTTGAGAGAAAATAATATTGAGCATTCAGAAGCTGTTATCTATGCAACTGTTTCTAGTGATTTATCCGATTTGAAGAATGTAAATTATGATGTAATTGCATTTTTCAGTCCATCAGGAATCAAATCTTTATTTGATAATTTCCCTGATTTCAAACAAAAAACTACTCGTATTGCAGCCTTTGGTCCTACGACGGCACAAGCTGTTCGTGACCATAACTTGCGCTTAGATATTGAAGCACCTCTTCCAAATGCACCGTCTATGACAGGAGCAATCGAACAATATATTCGTAAAATGAAAGAAGAATTAGGGATTGAATAA